The Acidimicrobiales bacterium genome includes a window with the following:
- the trxA gene encoding thioredoxin — protein MADAHLPQQGRSPIDVTDATFQTAVLERSNEVPVVVDLWAPWCGPCKTLGPILEDVIAATGGKVELVKVNVDENPQVSQAFQAQSIPAVYAMRDGKVVDGFVGAQPEATVRQLVEGLLLSPDDDEVSRLVTAGDEASLRSAVEIEPDSEPALVALAELLVADGRTEEALAFLERIPESAETRRVAARARLGSTAEAAGPDGDVSARLDTLLDRVKDDDDARQEFVDLLEVLGPDDPRTAGYRKALTARLY, from the coding sequence ATGGCCGACGCGCACCTCCCTCAGCAGGGTCGATCCCCGATCGACGTGACCGATGCGACCTTCCAGACCGCCGTCCTCGAGCGCTCCAACGAGGTCCCCGTGGTCGTGGACCTGTGGGCGCCCTGGTGTGGGCCCTGCAAGACCCTCGGGCCGATCCTCGAGGACGTGATCGCCGCCACCGGCGGCAAGGTCGAGCTGGTGAAGGTCAACGTCGACGAGAACCCGCAGGTCTCGCAGGCATTCCAGGCCCAGTCGATCCCCGCCGTCTACGCCATGCGCGACGGCAAGGTCGTCGACGGCTTCGTGGGCGCCCAGCCCGAGGCGACCGTCCGTCAGCTTGTCGAGGGGCTGCTGCTGAGCCCCGACGACGACGAGGTGTCGCGCCTCGTCACCGCCGGCGACGAGGCCTCGCTGCGGTCGGCGGTGGAGATCGAGCCCGACAGCGAACCCGCACTGGTCGCCCTGGCGGAGCTGCTCGTGGCCGACGGCCGCACGGAGGAGGCGCTGGCGTTCCTCGAGCGCATCCCCGAGTCGGCGGAGACCCGGCGCGTGGCCGCCCGTGCCCGCCTCGGCTCGACCGCCGAGGCGGCGGGGCCGGACGGGGACGTGAGCGCCCGCCTCGACACCCTGCTCGATCGGGTCAAGGACGACGACGACGCCCGGCAGGAGTTCGTCGACCTCCTCGAGGTGCTCGGCCCCGACGACCCTCGCACCGCCGGCTACCGCAAGGCCCTCACCGCCCGGCTCTACTGA
- a CDS encoding phosphotransferase family protein, which translates to MAEDRSGINEETVVPWLEANVAGLTPPLEFSLIAGGHSNLTYKVTDAVGGAYVLRRPPLGQVLATAHDMGREHRIISALAPTKVPVAPALAYCDDLDVNGAPFYVMRFVEGHIVRDVASAEALSPAQRRTAGESLVDVMADIHAVDPDEVGLGDLGRKEGYIERQLKRWYRQLKDSQTRELPLLDEVHDDLLSNVPEQGPASIVHGDYRLDNCMVDDDGRVNAVLDWEICTLGDPLADLGLLMVYWSDPDDAVNALGTVSATALDGFPRRAELLDRYAAASGRDVSHVDYYMAFGYWKLACIVEGVYARYKGGSMGQQGGFEHFEQQVVRLAESARAAVDRVPRG; encoded by the coding sequence ATGGCCGAGGACAGGAGCGGGATCAACGAGGAGACGGTGGTCCCCTGGCTGGAGGCGAACGTCGCCGGCCTGACCCCGCCCCTCGAGTTCTCCCTGATCGCGGGCGGTCACTCGAACCTGACCTACAAGGTCACCGACGCGGTCGGCGGCGCCTACGTGCTCCGACGCCCACCGCTCGGCCAGGTGCTGGCCACCGCCCATGACATGGGCCGTGAGCACCGCATCATCTCCGCCCTGGCCCCCACCAAGGTGCCGGTGGCACCCGCCCTCGCCTACTGCGACGACCTCGACGTCAACGGCGCGCCGTTCTACGTGATGCGCTTCGTCGAGGGCCACATCGTCCGCGACGTCGCCAGCGCCGAGGCGCTCTCGCCCGCCCAGCGCCGGACCGCCGGCGAGTCGCTGGTCGACGTGATGGCCGACATCCACGCCGTCGACCCCGACGAGGTGGGCCTCGGCGACCTCGGCCGCAAGGAGGGTTACATCGAGCGCCAGCTCAAGCGCTGGTACCGCCAGCTCAAGGACTCCCAGACCCGCGAGCTCCCCCTCCTCGACGAGGTCCACGACGACCTCTTGTCCAACGTCCCGGAGCAGGGGCCGGCCTCGATCGTCCACGGCGACTACCGGCTCGACAACTGCATGGTGGACGACGACGGGCGGGTCAACGCCGTGCTCGACTGGGAGATCTGCACCCTCGGCGACCCGCTCGCCGACCTCGGCCTGCTGATGGTCTATTGGAGCGACCCCGACGACGCGGTCAACGCGCTCGGCACCGTGAGCGCCACCGCCCTCGACGGCTTCCCCCGCCGAGCCGAGCTGCTCGACCGCTACGCAGCGGCCAGCGGGCGCGACGTGTCGCACGTCGACTACTACATGGCGTTCGGCTACTGGAAGCTGGCCTGCATCGTCGAGGGCGTCTACGCCCGCTACAAGGGCGGTTCCATGGGCCAGCAGGGTGGCTTCGAGCACTTCGAGCAGCAGGTGGTGCGCCTCGCGGAGTCGGCGCGCGCCGCCGTCGACCGCGTGCCCCGTGGCTGA